The Brassica oleracea var. oleracea cultivar TO1000 chromosome C7, BOL, whole genome shotgun sequence sequence TCATGACATGGAATCTGCAGGTCCATGCTCTCCTTGATGGCTACAACTTGGCGGGATACGTTGACGGCTCCACACAGGCACCTGAAGAAACAATAACCGTCGACAATGTTGTCTCTGCCAATCCAGCCTACACAAAATGGCGCCGTCAGGGTCGTCTGATCTACAGGGGTCTCATCGGATCTCTGTCTCCATCTATTCAGGCGCTCGTCACCAATACCAAAAGCTCTCATGACGTCTGTAAAGCCCTCAGTGCAACTTACGCAACTCCTTCTCGTGGTCATATTCAACAACTTCGACTACAATTGAAACACTTCACCAAGGGCGACAAAAGCATTGATGAATACATGAGAGGGCTCACAACTCGCTTTGACCAACTAGGTCTCCTTGGTAAACCGCTTGATCACGAAGACAAGATCGAGTACATCGTTGATGGTCTTCCCGAGGAATACAAATCCGTGGCAGAGCAAGTCGAGGGCCGTGACACAACCCCCTCCATCATCGAAATCCATGAAAAACTGATCAACAAAGAGGCCAAACTTCTTGCGATGACTACTCCTGTATCAACCACAATTCCAATGACTGCTAACGTAGCCTCCACACGACCGAAGCAGTATCATCAACAGCAAAACAGAGGAAGCAATTCCAACTGGAACAAAAACTACAAGACAAATGCCACGAAAGGCTACCAGGGTAAGTGTCAAATCTGCTCGGTGTTCGGTCATAGCGCACGTCGATGCCCTCAGATGCAACAACAATACACAAACATTGGAGCTTCCCCCTTTCGTCCATGGCAACCACGAGCTAACATGGCCCTAGCTGCTCAGAACCCGTCTGCTGCATGGCTTCTCGACTCTGGTGTGACACACCATCTCACAAGCGAACTGAATCAGATGTCTCTTCTCCAACCCTATGGTGGTGATGACTCTGTTATGATAGGAGACGACTCTGGTCTCTCCATTACGCATACTGGTTCCATCTCTCTACCTTCCTCTACACGGAAGTTACACTTGAATGATGTTCTCTGTGTACCAAACATCAAAAAGAACTTAGTCTCAGTTTACCGCCTATGTAATGCTAATAAGGTCTCAGTTGAATTTTTTCCTGCTTCCTTTCAGGTGAAGGATCTCAGCTCGGGGGTCCCGTTAATCCAAGGCAAGACCAAGGATGAGTTGTACGAGTGGACAGCCAATCCTTCCACCCTCAAATCCTTCTTCGCCTCCTCACCACCACAAATCACTCTACCCATTTGGCATTACCGGCTAGGCCACCCATCAGCTTCTATTCTTAAAAATGTTGTTTCAAATTTCTCTTTACCTTATCACAAATCTGTATCTTCAAGTACTTTGTGCTCAGATTATTCTATCAAAAAAACACACAAGCTTCCCTTTCACCGAACCTCTATCTCTTCATCTCACCCTTTACAAATCATCTTTACAGATCTCTGGTCTTCACCTATTGTCTCAGTAGATCAATACAAGTATTATCTTGTTCTTGTGGATCACTACAGCCGTTATACATGGATTTATCCACTTAAGCTAAAGTCACAAGTCCGAGACACATTCAAGCTATTCAAAGCCCTTGTCGAAAACCATTTCTTTACCAAGATAGGGACTCTCTACTCAGATAATGGAGGTGAATTTATAGCGCTTCGTCAACTCCTAGCTGAAGCTGGTATTTCACATCTAACCTCTCCACCTCACACACCGAAGCATAATGGCATTTCCGAATGGAAGCATAGACACATTGTTGAGACGGGCTTCTCCGTGCTCACTCACGCATCAATGCCAAAATCATACTGGTCATATGCCTTCTCCACCGCCACTTACCTTATCAACTGCATGCCCACTCCAGTTCTACATATGGACTCTCCATTTCACAAACTCTTTGGAACACAACCAAACTACATGAAGCTGCGAGTCTATGGAAGTCTCTGCTTTCCGTGGCTCAGACCTTACACTTCACGTAAACTTGAAGATAGGTCAATGCCATGCGTCTTCATAGGATACTCTCCTACACAAAGCGGCTATCTTTTCCTTCAACCTACACAAAGCATATGCATTTCACGCCATGTAAGGTTCGATGAGTCCGTTTTTCCATTCCAAACACCACAATGATCAACCACACCCGCGACTCCTTCCCCACCTACAGCCGCATCAAACCTCTCACCACCAGTCACCATCATACCAACAACAACCTACCCACAACCACCTCCCAATATCAACCCAATGCCACCACTCGTGCAACAAACGGGGACTCCGAGCTCAGGTCCTCATCAGTCTGGTTAGTAAATTCACCAACTCCTCCCCTTAGTAATACTAACGGTTGTAACTTGAGTGCAGAGTTCTCCGCTGAGTCATCTAACTCCCTTCACTCTTCACCGACGGCCTCTAGCTCCTCTCCATCGGTTCCTGATCAGCAACACACACCAACACCTTCTACAACATCCATTGATCCAGCAAGCCCTTCTCCACCGATTCCTCCTGCTCAAAACAATAACCATCCCATGGTCACACGCAGGAAGAACAATATCTCAAAACCAAACTCTTAATACAACTATGCTGCAGCTCTCACCAGTCACTTCCCAGCAGAACCAAACACCTTGACTCAAGCTCTCAAGGACAAACAGTGGCGCGGTTCAATGTCCACAGAAATTGATGCATTTGCTCGAAATGGAACCTATCAACTGGTTCCTCGACAACCTCACTACAACGTCATCGGATGCCGCTGGC is a genomic window containing:
- the LOC106302590 gene encoding putative protein TPRXL; this translates as MINHTRDSFPTYSRIKPLTTSHHHTNNNLPTTTSQYQPNATTRATNGDSELRSSSVWLVNSPTPPLSNTNGCNLSAEFSAESSNSLHSSPTASSSSPSVPDQQHTPTPSTTSIDPASPSPPIPPAQNNNHPMVTRRKNNISKPNS